Proteins co-encoded in one Haloarcula pelagica genomic window:
- a CDS encoding helix-turn-helix domain-containing protein — MTDGINITDPDIAPLRPSAKLIYLVLEAHGPCDLTEIRTRTQLPDTTAREALEDLVERGLVDKDHVLGDTRCRQYDT, encoded by the coding sequence ATGACTGACGGTATCAACATCACTGACCCCGACATCGCTCCGCTGCGACCGAGCGCGAAGCTCATCTACCTAGTTCTGGAAGCCCACGGACCGTGTGACCTGACCGAGATCCGGACCCGGACGCAGCTCCCAGACACGACCGCGCGTGAGGCACTGGAAGACCTCGTCGAGCGGGGTCTCGTCGACAAAGACCACGTCCTAGGCGACACTCGATGTCGGCAGTACGACACATAA